In the genome of Vicia villosa cultivar HV-30 ecotype Madison, WI linkage group LG7, Vvil1.0, whole genome shotgun sequence, one region contains:
- the LOC131616780 gene encoding TMV resistance protein N-like produces MAGQASFFYDVFLSFRGDDTRYGFTGNLHTALHQRGIQTFFDDHDIPKGEELTSSLVKAIKDSKIAIVVFSKNYAFSKFCLKELTEILDCYEEKKKNGRMVLPVFYKVNPSDVRYGRGSYGEALAKHEEAFKDDLEMVNKWRTSLHKAANLKGFHFKHGEGYEYQLIASIFKEVSLKINRTLLHVANYPVGLESRVDKVNSLLNIPSNDVDFHMVGIHGIGGIGKSTVARSVYNSISDKFEGFCCFLEDVRVSSHKYGLLNLQETVLSEILGDKKIRLGNVRNGMSIIQQKLSNKKVLLVLDDVDQKEQLQAIVGSPNWFGSGSIIIITTRDKDLLTHYEVKSKLYEVEELNDKEACELLSWNAFKTDKADPKYTDILNRALCYASRLPLALEVVGSNLFGKGEEECKLILDRYDRIPDKKIQDILRVSVDSLDEDDRDVFLDIACCFGGYKLSDVENILHAHHGSSMRRGIELLIERSLIKLDDGLVTLHELIQDMGREIVRQESKEPNERSRLWNFGDVVQVLEENMGTSKTHMLILDFPKDEGHVKGSKGEVVNWDGEALKEMKNLKTLIIRNGHFNKGPTRLPNSLRVLKWHGYASSSLPHDFHPRKLCILELPDSCLKPCEPIQAFAYLRILDFSYSEYITEIPDVSGLPDLEKLSFKHCENLTKIHESVGYLGSLKILDGSSCMNLNTFPPIILTSLEQLNLSHCSNLESFPEILGKMENITELHIMGSPIKELPFSFQNLTRLRKLELQICGMVQLPSCIFMLSELSLMHVSKCEGLWLSGQDRGKEMALKSSNVDRLILTDCNISNDFLPIGLNIFSNVKDLNLSGNNFTTVHSWIKECHFLRNLKLDNCSNLQEISGIPKKLETFSVKGCTSLKCLDLTVLPACTAESCSLKELILDDCVYLQEIARLPQNLDVLSAKNCTALTSQSINMLMNQRGVQAGNKIFVFPGKKIPEWFRHCLSVKKAHASRVVRKQEIAGSFSFWFRNKFPAISLCLVIGLGNEQPIAVNFSPRVFINGHKQCIGGQKVYNFIIATDHVLLLNFEDSEDIVFSDNEWNHAEVSYVDHITYDEVPIRQVVRYSGIHVFGETTDPGNFCFTKPPQTVINANSNPNSMEGTQQGVKVTEERPRRDQTKVQAQLRPPIAAAAKKDMASKPLVPAKRSLEDVVGETSERIPEEEVHPTSISNDHPVIQSCCEGDDIELEGVSSSDSDDPFDHVDRRLGISAEETISAASSSGVASLGSIRAAINSLELLMAKDLSEFSCDLDTQYGLHHLLDLLSTSRHPKVSLEVKEAIAEFKRKSFLSFQEFQSTVESVNKLKDFEKHLDRIQQESMAGKGQRKELKSSIKKVSLGIKAENRRNKESDEEISTLRMQLAKKERDLEQLVLNLENQEESLSTFSTNYASLNEQARALLKEADDLLATSCWVKHEGEAAEVEQDRLKSIWSIGLTSQFNEIKKTFF; encoded by the exons ATGGCTGGGCAAGCTTCGTTTTTCTACGATGTGTTCCTGAGCTTCAGAGGTGATGATACGCGATATGGTTTTACCGGAAATCTCCACACTGCTCTTCATCAAAGAGGAATCCAAACTTTCTTTGACGATCACGATATTCCAAAAGGTGAAGAATTAACTTCATCACTTGTTAAGGCTATTAAAGATTCCAAGATCGCCATCGTTGTGTTTTCTAAGAACTATGCTTTTTCCAAGTTTTGCTTGAAGGAACTCACCGAGATACTAGACTGCTatgaggagaagaagaagaacggtCGAATGGTTTTGCCAGTTTTTTATAAAGTGAATCCTTCTGATGTTCGATACGGTAGAGGAAGTTACGGAGAAGCACTGGCTAAGCACGAGGAGGCGTTTAAGGATGACCTGGAGATGGTTAACAAATGGAGGACTTCATTACACAAAGCTGCTAATCTCAAAGGCTTTCATTTCAAACATGG GGAGGGATATGAATATCAATTAATTGCCAGTATATTTAAGGAAGTCTCCCTCAAGATTAATCGTACACTTTTACATGTTGCCAATTACCCTGTTGGATTGGAGTCTAGAGTGGATAAAGTAAACTCACTTCTCAACATTCCGTCGAATGATGTAGATTTCCACATGGTAGGCATCCATGGTATTGGTGGAATTGGTAAAAGTACTGTTGCTCGATCAGTATATAATTCGATTAGTGACaagtttgaaggtttttgttgtTTTCTTGAAGATGTGAGAGTGAGTTCGCATAAATATGGCTTATTAAATCTCCAAGAGACGGTTCTTTCTGAGATACTTGGAGACAAGAAAATCAGGTTGGGCAATGTGCGGAATGGAATGTCAATAATACAACAAAAGCTCTCCAATAAAAAGGTTCTTTTGGTTCTtgatgatgttgaccaaaaagagCAGTTACAGGCTATTGTTGGATCACCTAATTGGTTTGGTTCTGGTAGCATCATAATCATTACAACTCGGGACAAAGATTTACTAACACATTATGAGGTTAAAAGTAAACTATATGAGGTGGAGGAACTGAATGACAAAGAAGCTTGTGAATTGCTTAGTTGGAATGCTTTCAAAACTGACAAAGCTGATCCAAAGTACACCGACATTTTAAACCGTGCATTGTGTTACGCTTCTCGGCTCCCACTGGCTTTGGAGGTAGTAGGTTCCAACCTGTTtggaaaaggagaagaagaatgcaAACTCATATTAGATCGGTATGACAGAATTCCAGATAAAAAGATCCAGGACATACTACGAGTAAGCGTTGATTCCTTGGATGAAGATGACAGGGATGTTTTTCTTGACATTGCTTGTTGCTTTGGAGGATATAAATTGTCTGATGTTGAAAATATACTACATGCTCACCATGGTTCATCAATGAGACGTGGTATTGAGCTCTTGATTGAAAGATCTCTCATAAAGCTTGATGATGGTCTTGTGACATTACATGAACTGATACAAGACATGGGTAGAGAAATTGTGCGACAAGAATCCAAAGAGCCCAATGAACGCAGTAGGTTATGGAACTTTGGAGATGTAGTCCAGGTTCTAGAAGAAAACATG GGAACTAGCAAAACTCACATGTTAATTCTGGATTTTCCCAAAGATGAAGGACACGTGAAAGGATCCAAAGGAGAAGTAGTAAATTGGGATGGAGAGGCCTTAAAGGAAATGAAAAACCTCAAAACTCTTATTATTAGAAATGGCCATTTTAACAAAGGCCCCACGCGTCTTCCAAATAGTTTAAGAGTTTTGAAATGGCATGGATATGCTTCATCATCGTTACCACATGATTTTCATCCAAGAAAACTGTGCATACTCGAGTTACCTGACAGCTGCTTAAAGCCTTGTGAACCAATCCAG GCATTTGCATATTTGAGAATTTTGGATTTTAGCTACAGTGAATATATAACTGAGATACCTGATGTATCTGGTCTCCCGGATTTAGAAAAATTGTCATTTAAACATTGTGAGAATTTAACTAAAATTCACGAGTCAGTTGGATATTTGGGAAGTCTTAAGATATTGGATGGTTCTAGTTGCATGAATCTTAATACTTTTCCACCCATCATATTGACCTCTCTCGAACAACTCAATCTTTCACATTGCTCAAATCTTGAGAGTTTCCCAGAAATATTGGGGAAAATGGAAAATATAACAGAACTTCATATAATGGGGAGTCCGATTAAAGAACTACCTTTTTCATTTCAAAACCTCACCCGGCTACGAAAGTTGGAACTACAAATCTGTGGAATGGTTCAGTTACCTAGCTGCATTTTCATGTTGTCAGAACTAAGTTTGATGCATGTTTCAAAATGTGAAGGGTTGTGGTTATCGGGACAGGACAGAGGTAAAGAAATGGCGCTCAAGTCTTCAAATGTGGACCGTCTTATTCTCACTGACTGCAATATATCCAATGACTTCCTTCCAATAGGTCTTAACATTTTTTCCAATGTCAAAGATTTAAACCTATCAGGCAACAATTTCACAACTGTTCATTCATGGATCAAAGAATGTCACTTTCTGAGGAACCTTAAGCTGGATAATTGCAGTAATCTACAAGAAATTAGTGGGATTCCAAAGAAATTAGAAACATTTTCTGTGAAAGGATGCACATCCTTGAAATGCTTGGACCTCACTGTTCTTCCTGCATGCACCGCAGAATCTTGTTCTTTGAAAGAACTGATTTTGGATGACTGTGTGTATCTTCAAGAAATTGCACGGCTTCCACAAAACTTGGACGTGCTCTCTGCAAAAAACTGCACCGCATTAACATCCCAGAGTATAAACATGTTAATGAATCAG AGAGGAGTGCAGGCTGGAAACAAGATATTTGTTTTCCCCGGAAAAAAAATTCCAGAGTGGTTCAGGCATTGTTTAAGTGTGAAAAAGGCTCATGCCTCAAGAGTGGTTAGAAAACAAGAAATTGCAGGGTCATTTTCTTTCTGGTTTCGCAACAAATTTCCTGCAATTTCTCTCTGTCTTGTAATTGGACTGGGGAATGAGCAACCTATCGCGGTCAATTTTAGCCCCCGAGTATTCATCAATGGCCATAAGCAGTGTATTGGCGGTCAGAAGGTTTACAACTTCATCATAGCTACTGATCATGTACTTCTGCTAAACTTTGAAGATAGTGAGGACATAGTGTTTTCAGATAATGAGTGGAATCATGCAGAGGTTTCATATGTTGATCATATTACCTACGATGAGGTGCCAATCAGACAGGTTGTGAGATATAGTGGAATACATGTATTTGGAGAAACAACCGATCCAGGAAATTTCTGTTTCACCAAACCTCCACAAACAGTGATAAATGCAAATTCGAATCCAAATTCAATGGAGGGGACACAACAAGGAGTTAAG gtCACTGAGGAGAGACCTCGGAGAGACCAGACAAAGGTTCAGGCCCAACTTCGACCTCCAATTGCCGCTGCGGCAAAAAAAGATATGGCCTCTAAACCATTAGTTCCGGCTAAGAGGTCTTTGGAGGATGTAGTCGGAGAAACTTCAGAAAGGATTCCAGAGGAGGAAGTTCATCCTACTTCAATTTCAAATGATCATCCTGTCATTCAAAGTTGTTGTGAGGGTGATGATATTGAACTGGAAGGAGTATCCTCTTCTGACTCAGACGATCCCTTTGATCATGTTGATAGAAGACTCGGTATTAGTGCCGAGGAAACCATATCTGCTGCATCAAGTTCTGGAGTTGCTTCACTTGGATCAATTAGAGCGGCTATTAACTCATTGGAGCTGTTAATGGCTAAGGacttatctgaattctcttgTGATCTTGATACACAGTATGGACTTCATCATCTGTTAGATCTACTGAGTACAAGTAGACACCCCAAGGTGAGTTTAGAGGTGAAGGAGGCTATTGCAGAGTTCAAGAGAAAGTCCTTTTTATCATTCCAAGAATTCCAATCCACTGTTGAGTCTGTCAACAAGCTGAAGGATTTTGAGAAGCATCTAGATAGAATTCAGCAGGAGAGTATGGCAGGCAAGGGTCAAAGGAAGGAGCTCAAAAGCTCAATAAAAAAGGTTTCTTTGGGCATCAAGGCCGAAAATAGAAGGAATAAGGAGTCAGATGAAGAAATTTCAACGTTAAGAATGCAACTAGCTAAGAAAGAAAGGGACCTAGAACAACTTGTGCTGAATCTCGAGAATCAAGAGGAATCACTCTCAACATTTTCAACAAATTATGCTTCTCTCAACGAGCAAGCTCGAGCACTCCTAAAAGAAGCTGATGATCTACTGGCTACGAGCTGTTGGGTAAAGCATGAGGGTGAAGCCGCTGAAGTGGAGCAGGATAGGCTCAAGTCCATCTGGTCTATTGGTCTAACCAGCCAGTTTAATGAGATTAAAAAGACCTTTTTTTGA
- the LOC131616779 gene encoding TMV resistance protein N-like, with amino-acid sequence MALRDSSTYKHDVYLSFRGEDTRFSFTSHLTAALNQRGIRTFADDGVLLKGDGPSRSLLKAIQESRISIVIFSNNYAFSSWCLEELTAILDYYEEKKNNGSVVLPVFYEIDPSDVRHGRASYGEALAKHEERFVKEKVQKWRMALHNAANLSGFHFGKGGYEYKFIESIVKEICSMVSRVSSRVSLRVADYPVGLESRVDKVKSLLNLESDDLVQMVGIHGIGGIGKTTIALGVYNSIGGQFEGLCFLEDVRENSMKFGLVHLQEIVLSKICGDGDIDIQNVKQGISTMRKRLCRKKVLLVLDDVDKMEQLQAIAGTSDWFGPGSRVIITTRDNNLLAKHDGGFGFGRTYEVEELSEKEALALLSWNAFKTDKAVDRSYAHVLNRALTYASRLPLALQVLGSYLIGKRIDEWNDALDEYEKIPDKNILRVLKISFDSLEEEERRIFCDIACFFNGHKLVEVEDILGAHYALSVKNSITVLIKRSLIKIDDGLVTLHDLIQDMGREIVRQESPDVPGKRSRLWLPQDVVQVLQDKSGSNTVESLLLDFPKDGINSSGEEVNWDGEALKKMQNLKTLIIRNVRLNKGPTHLPNSLRVLEWSGYPSSSLPDGFHPKKLVILKLSESHLRISEPIQGFKSLTVLDFSYCEWITHISDVSGIPNLEKISLKHCESLTQIHESVGLLEKLRILDVVHCKKLSALPPIRLTSLEQLNLSHCSALESFPEILGKMENLTELHIMASPVKELPFSIQNLIRLRKLELHICGTIQLPSSIAMLAELSLMRVSKCQRLCLSKPDTGEKLESKSSKTEHLILSYCNISDDLLPIGLTWFSNVKDLDLSGNNFEILHASIKECLFLRNLKLDDCKNIQEIKGLPWKLESFSAQGCTSLKYLDFTGECPSSIRELILDGCSFLKQVIGVLPKLESFSAKNCTSLSTSMFVNQESVEAGNKMFSLPGTKIPDWFTHRVNGGSISFWFRNKFPVISLCLVIESMGEQAITIKFSPKVFINGNKKSLGNRKVHEFRIATDHILLFDIRLLKFEDKEDVVYSYNSWNHVLVSYADHINNNGVPIKGVAKYSGIHVYEQYSSMANIRFNNPPQSLLSVNSNTNSMEAHQRGQIAAGRHQKDQTENLSSLILSSTQLEPAITDAKNGPGPKPTLPAKRSLEGVVRASGRLPEEDTHPTTISYIPPIIQNCRVGDDIEAEAVSSCELESEESSSSEGSDSDDPFDRVDRRLGISAKETISSTSRSRDASFGSIKEAIRSLDGLMVKDLSEVSSDPDAQSGLGQLLDVLSTSSHPKVTFEVKEAIVEFKRKAFLSFQEFQSAAESVNKLKNFERHLDRIQQETLAGKGQRKDLKSSIKKVSLGIKSENRRKKELETEIATLRIHLSTKERDHEQLVLNLKNQEETLSTYSTSYASINHQAIALLKKADDLLAANSGVKHEGKAAEVKQSMLKSTWSFDLANLFNKIKNRNNMVGIFLKQG; translated from the exons ATGGCTTTACGAGATTCCTCTACCTACAAACACGACGTGTATCTCAGCTTCAGAGGCGAAGATACACGATTCAGTTTCACTTCCCATCTCACCGCTGCTCTCAATCAAAGAGGGATCCGCACCTTCGCTGACGACGGCGTGCTTCTCAAAGGAGATGGACCCAGTCGATCGCTTTTGAAGGCAATACAAGAATCCAGAATTTCCATAGTTATTTTCTCTAACAACTATGCTTTTTCTAGCTGGTGCTTGGAAGAACTCACCGCGATCCTAGATTACTatgaggagaagaagaataatggTAGTGTGGTTTTACCTGTTTTTTATGAAATCGATCCTTCTGATGTTCGACACGGGAGAGCAAGTTACGGAGAAGCATTGGCTAAGCACGAGGAGAGGTTCGTCAAGGAGAAAGTCCAAAAATGGAGGATGGCTTTACACAATGCAGCTAACCTCAGTGGCTTCCATTTCGG GAAGGGTGGATACGAATATAAATTTATTGAGAGTATCGTTAAGGAAATCTGTAGCATGGTTTCTCGTGTTTCTTCACGTGTTTCTTTACGTGTTGCGGATTACCCTGTTGGATTGGAGTCTCGAGTGGATAAAGTAAAATCACTTCTGAATCTTGAGTCTGATGATCTAGTCCAGATGGTAGGCATCCATGGGATCGGTGGAATTGGTAAAACTACAATTGCTCTAGGAGTATATAATTCAATTGGTGGCCAGTTTGAAGGTCTGTGTTTTCTCGAGGATGTGCGAGAGAATTCAATGAAATTTGGGTTAGTACATCTTCAAGAGATTGTTCTTTCTAAGATATGTGGTGATGGGGATATTGACATACAAAATGTGAAACAAGGAATTTCAACGATGAGGAAAAGGCTATGCCGAAAAAAGGTTCTATTGGTTCTGGACGATGTTGACAAAATGGAGCAGCTTCAAGCTATTGCAGGAACATCCGATTGGTTTGGTCCTGGCAGCAGAGTCATCATTACAACCCGGGACAATAATTTGCTAGCAAAACATGACGGTGGATTTGGATTTGGAAGAACCTATGAGGTAGAGGAATTAAGTGAAAAAGAAGCTCTTGCTCTTCTTAGTTGGAATGCTTTCAAGACcgacaaagcagttgatcgaaGCTATGCACACGTTTTAAATCGTGCATTAACCTATGCTTCTAGGCTTCCACTGGCTTTGCAAGTATTGGGCTCCTACTTGATTGGAAAACGTATAGACGAATGGAATGATGCATTGGATGAGTATGAAAAAATTCCTGATAAAAATATCCTAAGGGTACTCAAAATAAGCTTTGATTCCTTGGAGGAAGAAGAGCGGAGAATTTTTTGTGATATTGCTTGTTTCTTCAATGGACATAAGTTGGTAGAAGTGGAAGACATACTCGGGGCTCATTATGCTTTATCTGTGAAAAATAGTATAACAGTGTTGATTAAAAGATCTCTCATAAAGATTGATGATGGTCTTGTCACATTACACGACTTGATACAAGACATGGGTAGAGAAATTGTCCGACAGgaatcaccagatgtgcctgggAAACGAAGTAGGTTATGGCTTCCACAAGATGTTGTTCAAGTTTTACAAGATAAATCT GGTTCTAATACAGTTGAAAGCTTATTACTGGATTTCcccaaagatggaataaactcaAGTGGTGAAGAAGTAAATTGGGATGGAGAGGCCTTAAAAAAGATGCAAAACCTCAAAACACTCATTATTAGAAATGTTCGTCTTAACAAAGGCCCCACGCATCTTCCCAATAGTTTAAGAGTGTTGGAATGGTCGGGGTATCCTTCATCGTCATTACCAGATGGTTTTCATCCAAAGAAACTGGTGATACTCAAGTTGTCCGAGAGTCACCTAAGGATAAGTGAACCAATTCAG ggtttcaaaaGTCTGACAGTTTTGGATTTCAGCTACTGTGAATGGATAACTCATATATCTGATGTATCTGGCATCCCAAATTTAGAAAAAATATCTTTAAAACATTGTGAAAGTTTAACACAGATTCACGAATCAGTCGGACTTCTGGAAAAACTTAGAATATTGGATGTTGTTCATTGCAAGAAGCTCAGTGCTTTACCGCCCATCAGATTGACCTCTCTTGAACAACTCAATCTTTCACATTGCTCGGCTCTTGAGAGTTTCCCAGAAATATTGGGGAAGATGGAAAACCTAACAGAGCTTCATATAATGGCAAGTCCCGTAAAAGAATTACCATTTTCAATTCAAAACCTTATACGGCTTCGAAAATTAGAACTACACATCTGTGGAACGATTCAGCTACCAAGTAGCATTGCCATGTTGGCAGAACTTAGTTTGATGCGTGTTTCAAAGTGCCAAAGGTTGTGTTTATCCAAACCGGACACTGGTGAAAAATTGGAGTCCAAGTCATCAAAGACAGAGCATCTTATTCTGTCATATTGCAACATATCAGATGACTTACTTCCAATAGGTCTTACTTGGTTTTCCAATGTGAAAGATTTGGATCTCTCGGGGAATAATTTTGAAATTCTTCATGCGAGCATCAAAGAGTGTCTCTTTCTTAGGAACCTTAAGCTGGATGATTGCAAGAATATACAAGAAATTAAAGGGCTACCATGGAAACTAGAATCATTTTCTGCACAAGGATGCACATCCTTGAAATACTTGGACTTCACAGGAGAATGTCCCTCTTCGATACGAGAGCTCATTTTGGATGGTTGCtcatttttaaaacaagttaTAGGGGTTCTGCCAAAGTTGGAAAGCTTCTCTGCAAAAAACTGCACATCATTGTCTACAAGCATGTTTGTGAATCAG GAATCAGTAGAAGCCGGAAACAAGATGTTTTCGTTACCAGGAACAAAAATTCCAGATTGGTTTACACACCGTGTAAATGGAGGATCAATATCTTTTTGGTTTCGCAACAAATTTCCAGTAATTTCTCTCTGTCTTGTTATCGAATCGATGGGTGAGCAAGCTATCACCATAAAGTTTAGCCCCAAAGTGTTCATCAATGGCAATAAAAAGTCCCTTGGAAATCGGAAAGTCCACGAGTTCAGAATAGCAACAGATCACATACTTTTGTTTGACATACGGCTGCTAAAATTTGAAGATAAAGAGGATGTAGTCTATTCATACAATAGCTGGAATCATGTGTTGGTTTCGTATGCAGATCATATTAACAACAACGGGGTCCCAATCAAAGGGGTTGCCAAATATAGTGGAATACATGTATATGAACAATACAGTTCTATGGCAAATATCCGATTCAACAATCCCCCACAGTCGTTACTAAGTGTGAATTCGAATACAAATTCAATGGAAGCACACCAAAGAGGCCAG ATCGCAGCAGGTAGACACCAGAAAGACCAGACAGAGAATTTGTCTTCACTCATTCTCTCATCGACCCAACTTGAACCTGCAATTACTGATGCGAAAAATGGTCCAGGCCCTAAACCAACACTTCCAGCTAAGAGGTCTTTGGAAGGTGTCGTAAGAGCTTCAGGGAGACTTCCAGAGGAGGATACTCATCCTACGACTATTTCATATATCCCTCCCATCATTCAAAATTGTCGCGTGGGTGATGATATTGAAGCGGAAGCAGTATCTTCGTGTGAACTTGAATCTGAAGAATCCTCTTCATCTGAAGGTTCTGACTCAGATGATCCCTTTGACCGTGTTGATAGAAGACTCGGTATTAGTGCCAAGGAAACCATATCGTCCACATCACGTTCTCGGGATGCTTCATTTGGATCAATTAAAGAGGCTATTAGATCCTTGGATGGATTAATGGTTAAGGACTTATCTGAAGTCTCTTCTGATCCTGATGCACAGTCTGGACTTGGTCAATTGTTGGATGTACTGAGTACAAGTAGCCACCCCAAGGTTACTTTCGAGGTGAAGGAAGCTATTGTGGAGTTCAAGAGAAAggcctttttatcatttcaagAATTCCAATCTGCTGCCGAGTCTGTCAACAAACTGAAGAATTTTGAGAGGCATCTGGATAGAATTCAGCAGGAGACTCTTGCAGGCAAGGGTCAAAGGAAGGACCTCAAAAGCTCGATAAAAAAGGTTTCTTTGGGAATCAAGTCTGAAAATAGGAGGAAGAAGGAGTTAGAGACAGAAATTGCAACTTTAAGAATACATCTATCTACCAAAGAAAGAGACCATGAACAACTTGTGCTGAATCTCAAGAATCAGGAGGAAACACTCTCAACCTATTCAACAAGTTATGCTTCTATCAACCATCAAGCTATAGCACTATTAAAGAAAGCTGATGACTTACTTGCTGCGAATAGTGGGGTAAAGCATGAGGGTAAAGCTGCTGAAGTGAAGCAGAGTATGCTCAAGTCTACCTGGTCTTTTGACCTCGCTAATCTGTTCAATAAGATTAAAAATAGAAACAATATGGTGGGTATATTTCTTAAACAAGGCTAA